In Oncorhynchus masou masou isolate Uvic2021 chromosome 10, UVic_Omas_1.1, whole genome shotgun sequence, a single genomic region encodes these proteins:
- the LOC135547312 gene encoding ATP-dependent RNA helicase DDX3X-like isoform X3, with the protein MSHVVVDNQHGLDQQLAGLDLNSDGQGGGTGRRYIPPHLRNKEVSKNDSPGGWDSGRSNGFANGYHDNRNTGFGGRGGPPRNDRGFSGGQDGGGWGGTPRQDAAYNSFGGRGKSSFYNDRGSSGGRGYQRGGYGGGGNNRWQEDSRDDEDWSKPSPVNERLEAELFSSGNTGINFEKYDDIPVEATGSNCPPHIDSFHDVDMGEIIMSNIALTHYTRPTPVQKYAIPVIKSKRDLMACAQTGSGKTAAFLVPVLSQIYTQGPGDAAAAGKNGQDSGKYGRRKQYPLSLVLAPTRELALQIYEESRKFAYRSRVRPCVVYGGADIGQQIRDLERGCHLLVATPGRLVDMMERGKIGLDYCNYLVLDEADRMLDMGFEPQIRRIVEQDTMPPKGIRQTMMFSATFPKEIQMLARDFLEDYIFLAVGRVGSTSENITQKVVWVEDGDKRSFLLDLLNATVIPSDAPDVQEAAVTPGKESLTLVFVETKKGADALEDFLYREGYACTSIHGDRSQRDREEALNQFRSGRCPILVATAVAARGLDISNVKHVINFDLPSDIEEYVHRIGRTGRVGNLGLATSFFNDKNSNITKDLLDILVEAKQEVPSWLESLGYENQHKGNTGRGRSKRFSSGGFGARDYRQTPGGGGFGGGGGRGGPRTGGYGGGGSRGGFGGGGFGGGNSYGGNDAGYGGNYSHSGSGTDWWGN; encoded by the exons ATGAGTCATGTGGTCGTCGATAATCAACACGGTCTAGATCAGCAG CTTGCTGGCCTAGACTTGAACTCTGACGGacagggaggaggcacaggaa GGCGTTACATTCCACCTCACTTGAGGAACAAAGAAGTTTCCAAAAACG ACTCTCCAGGAGGATGGGACAGCGGACGCAGCAACGGCTTTGCCAATGGTTACCATGACAACCGCAATACGGGCTTCGGGGGACGCGGCGGGCCTCCCCGAAATGACAGAG GGTTTAGTGGTGGACAGGATGGTGGAGGCTGGGGAGGTACTCCCAGACAAGACGCGGCCTATAACAGCTTTGGCGGGAGGGGCAAGTCTTCTTTCTACAACGACCGTGGATCATCAGGGGGCAGAGG TTATCAGCGTGGAGGTTATGGAGGTGGAGGCAACAACCGCTGGCAGGAAGACTCCAGGGACGATGAGGATTGGTCCAAACCCAGCCCCGTCAACGAACGCTTGGAAGC GGAGCTGTTCTCAAGCGGCAACACAGGTATTAACTTTGAGAAATACGACGACATTCCGGTGGAGGCCACTGGATCCAACTGCCCGCCACACATTGATAGT TTCCATGATGTGGACATGGGTGAGATCATCATGAGCAACATTGCCCTGACCCACTACACGCGGCCTACCCCTGTCCAGAAATACGCTATCCCGGTCATCAAGTCCAAGAGAGACCTCATGGCTTGTGCTCAGACTG GCTCGGGTAAGACTGCAGCCTTCCTGGTGCCAGTGTTGAGCCAGATCTACACACAGGGGCCTGGAGACGCTGCAGCGGCTGGCAAGAACGGACAG GACAGTGGTAAATATGGGCGCCGTAAGCAGTatcctctctccctggtcctggCTCCCACCAGAGAACTGGCCCTGCAGATCTACGAAGAGTCCAGAAAG TTTGCGTACCGCTCCCGTGTGCGTCCCTGTGTGGTGTACGGCGGGGCTGACATCGGCCAgcagatcagagacctggagcgAGGCTGCCACCTTCTGGTGGCCACACCCGGGCGCCTGGTGGATATGATGGAAAGGGGCAAGATTGGCCTCGACTACTGCAA CTACCTGGTGCTGGACGAGGCTGACCGGATGTTGGACATGGGTTTTGAGCCCCAGATCAGACGCATCGTGGAGCAGGACACCATGCCCCCTAAAGGCATCCGTCAGACCATGATGTTCAGTGCTACCTTCCCCAAGGAGATCCAG ATGCTGGCGCGTGATTTCCTAGAGGACTATATCTTCCTGGCCGTGGGCCGCGTGGGCTCCACCTCAGAAAACATCACCCAGAAAGTAGTGTGGGTGGAGGATGGTGACAAGAGATCCTTCCTCCTGGACCTGCTCAACGCTACAG TCATTCCCAGTGATGCTCCTGATGTTCAGGAGGCTGCAGTGACACCCG GTAAGGAGTCTCTGACATTGGTGTTTGTGGAGACCAAAAAGGGAGCAGACGCCCTGGAGGACTTCCTGTACCGTGAGGGCTACGCCTGCACCAGTATCCACGGTGATCGCTCCCAGAGAGACCGAGAAGAGGCGCTGAACCAGTTCCGCTCTGGCCGCTGCCCCATCCTGGTGGCCACCGCG GTGGCTGCGCGGGGTCTGGACATCTCTAACGTCAAGCACGTCATCAACTTTGACCTGCCCAGCGACATAGAGGAGTATGTCCACCGTATCGGTCGTACAGGCCGCGTGGGGAACCTGG GTCTGGCCACGTCGTTCTTCAACGACAAGAACAGCAACATCACCAAAGACCTGCTGGACATCCTGGTGGAGGCCAAGCAGGAGGTACCGTCCTGGCTGGAGAGCCTGGGTTATGAGAACCAGCACAAGGGCAACACAGGACGCGGACGCTCCAAGAG GTTCTCCTCTGGTGGATTTGGTGCCAGGGACTACCGTCAGACACCCGGTGGTGGCGGCTTTGGCGGTGGTGGTGGGCGCGGAGGCCCACGCACCGGGGGTTACGGAGGAGGCGGAAGCCGTGGCGGCTTTGGTGGGG GTGGCTTTGGAGGCGGGAACTCCTATGGTGGCAATGATGCAGGCTACGGTGGCAACTACAGCCACTCCGGTAGTGGAACAGACTGGTGGGGCAACTAG
- the LOC135547312 gene encoding ATP-dependent RNA helicase DDX3X-like isoform X4, giving the protein MSHVVVDNQHGLDQQLAGLDLNSDGQGGGTGRRYIPPHLRNKEVSKNGFSGGQDGGGWGGTPRQDAAYNSFGGRGKSSFYNDRGSSGGRGYQRGGYGGGGNNRWQEDSRDDEDWSKPSPVNERLEAELFSSGNTGINFEKYDDIPVEATGSNCPPHIDSFHDVDMGEIIMSNIALTHYTRPTPVQKYAIPVIKSKRDLMACAQTGSGKTAAFLVPVLSQIYTQGPGDAAAAGKNGQDSGKYGRRKQYPLSLVLAPTRELALQIYEESRKFAYRSRVRPCVVYGGADIGQQIRDLERGCHLLVATPGRLVDMMERGKIGLDYCNYLVLDEADRMLDMGFEPQIRRIVEQDTMPPKGIRQTMMFSATFPKEIQMLARDFLEDYIFLAVGRVGSTSENITQKVVWVEDGDKRSFLLDLLNATVIPSDAPDVQEAAVTPGKESLTLVFVETKKGADALEDFLYREGYACTSIHGDRSQRDREEALNQFRSGRCPILVATAVAARGLDISNVKHVINFDLPSDIEEYVHRIGRTGRVGNLGLATSFFNDKNSNITKDLLDILVEAKQEVPSWLESLGYENQHKGNTGRGRSKRFSSGGFGARDYRQTPGGGGFGGGGGRGGPRTGGYGGGGSRGGFGGGGFGGGNSYGGNDAGYGGNYSHSGSGTDWWGN; this is encoded by the exons ATGAGTCATGTGGTCGTCGATAATCAACACGGTCTAGATCAGCAG CTTGCTGGCCTAGACTTGAACTCTGACGGacagggaggaggcacaggaa GGCGTTACATTCCACCTCACTTGAGGAACAAAGAAGTTTCCAAAAACG GGTTTAGTGGTGGACAGGATGGTGGAGGCTGGGGAGGTACTCCCAGACAAGACGCGGCCTATAACAGCTTTGGCGGGAGGGGCAAGTCTTCTTTCTACAACGACCGTGGATCATCAGGGGGCAGAGG TTATCAGCGTGGAGGTTATGGAGGTGGAGGCAACAACCGCTGGCAGGAAGACTCCAGGGACGATGAGGATTGGTCCAAACCCAGCCCCGTCAACGAACGCTTGGAAGC GGAGCTGTTCTCAAGCGGCAACACAGGTATTAACTTTGAGAAATACGACGACATTCCGGTGGAGGCCACTGGATCCAACTGCCCGCCACACATTGATAGT TTCCATGATGTGGACATGGGTGAGATCATCATGAGCAACATTGCCCTGACCCACTACACGCGGCCTACCCCTGTCCAGAAATACGCTATCCCGGTCATCAAGTCCAAGAGAGACCTCATGGCTTGTGCTCAGACTG GCTCGGGTAAGACTGCAGCCTTCCTGGTGCCAGTGTTGAGCCAGATCTACACACAGGGGCCTGGAGACGCTGCAGCGGCTGGCAAGAACGGACAG GACAGTGGTAAATATGGGCGCCGTAAGCAGTatcctctctccctggtcctggCTCCCACCAGAGAACTGGCCCTGCAGATCTACGAAGAGTCCAGAAAG TTTGCGTACCGCTCCCGTGTGCGTCCCTGTGTGGTGTACGGCGGGGCTGACATCGGCCAgcagatcagagacctggagcgAGGCTGCCACCTTCTGGTGGCCACACCCGGGCGCCTGGTGGATATGATGGAAAGGGGCAAGATTGGCCTCGACTACTGCAA CTACCTGGTGCTGGACGAGGCTGACCGGATGTTGGACATGGGTTTTGAGCCCCAGATCAGACGCATCGTGGAGCAGGACACCATGCCCCCTAAAGGCATCCGTCAGACCATGATGTTCAGTGCTACCTTCCCCAAGGAGATCCAG ATGCTGGCGCGTGATTTCCTAGAGGACTATATCTTCCTGGCCGTGGGCCGCGTGGGCTCCACCTCAGAAAACATCACCCAGAAAGTAGTGTGGGTGGAGGATGGTGACAAGAGATCCTTCCTCCTGGACCTGCTCAACGCTACAG TCATTCCCAGTGATGCTCCTGATGTTCAGGAGGCTGCAGTGACACCCG GTAAGGAGTCTCTGACATTGGTGTTTGTGGAGACCAAAAAGGGAGCAGACGCCCTGGAGGACTTCCTGTACCGTGAGGGCTACGCCTGCACCAGTATCCACGGTGATCGCTCCCAGAGAGACCGAGAAGAGGCGCTGAACCAGTTCCGCTCTGGCCGCTGCCCCATCCTGGTGGCCACCGCG GTGGCTGCGCGGGGTCTGGACATCTCTAACGTCAAGCACGTCATCAACTTTGACCTGCCCAGCGACATAGAGGAGTATGTCCACCGTATCGGTCGTACAGGCCGCGTGGGGAACCTGG GTCTGGCCACGTCGTTCTTCAACGACAAGAACAGCAACATCACCAAAGACCTGCTGGACATCCTGGTGGAGGCCAAGCAGGAGGTACCGTCCTGGCTGGAGAGCCTGGGTTATGAGAACCAGCACAAGGGCAACACAGGACGCGGACGCTCCAAGAG GTTCTCCTCTGGTGGATTTGGTGCCAGGGACTACCGTCAGACACCCGGTGGTGGCGGCTTTGGCGGTGGTGGTGGGCGCGGAGGCCCACGCACCGGGGGTTACGGAGGAGGCGGAAGCCGTGGCGGCTTTGGTGGGG GTGGCTTTGGAGGCGGGAACTCCTATGGTGGCAATGATGCAGGCTACGGTGGCAACTACAGCCACTCCGGTAGTGGAACAGACTGGTGGGGCAACTAG
- the LOC135547312 gene encoding ATP-dependent RNA helicase DDX3Y-like isoform X2 gives MSHVVVDNQHGLDQQLAGLDLNSDGQGGGTGRRYIPPHLRNKEVSKNDSPGGWDSGRSNGFANGYHDNRNTGFGGRGGPPRNDRGGRGSYRGNSMGGASFNQPMHIAGFSGGQDGGGWGGTPRQDAAYNSFGGRGKSSFYNDRGSSGGRGYQRGGYGGGGNNRWQEDSRDDEDWSKPSPVNERLEAELFSSGNTGINFEKYDDIPVEATGSNCPPHIDSFHDVDMGEIIMSNIALTHYTRPTPVQKYAIPVIKSKRDLMACAQTGSGKTAAFLVPVLSQIYTQGPGDAAAAGKNGQDSGKYGRRKQYPLSLVLAPTRELALQIYEESRKFAYRSRVRPCVVYGGADIGQQIRDLERGCHLLVATPGRLVDMMERGKIGLDYCNYLVLDEADRMLDMGFEPQIRRIVEQDTMPPKGIRQTMMFSATFPKEIQMLARDFLEDYIFLAVGRVGSTSENITQKVVWVEDGDKRSFLLDLLNATGKESLTLVFVETKKGADALEDFLYREGYACTSIHGDRSQRDREEALNQFRSGRCPILVATAVAARGLDISNVKHVINFDLPSDIEEYVHRIGRTGRVGNLGLATSFFNDKNSNITKDLLDILVEAKQEVPSWLESLGYENQHKGNTGRGRSKRFSSGGFGARDYRQTPGGGGFGGGGGRGGPRTGGYGGGGSRGGFGGGGFGGGNSYGGNDAGYGGNYSHSGSGTDWWGN, from the exons ATGAGTCATGTGGTCGTCGATAATCAACACGGTCTAGATCAGCAG CTTGCTGGCCTAGACTTGAACTCTGACGGacagggaggaggcacaggaa GGCGTTACATTCCACCTCACTTGAGGAACAAAGAAGTTTCCAAAAACG ACTCTCCAGGAGGATGGGACAGCGGACGCAGCAACGGCTTTGCCAATGGTTACCATGACAACCGCAATACGGGCTTCGGGGGACGCGGCGGGCCTCCCCGAAATGACAGAGGTGGGCGTGGCAGCTACCGCGGTAACAGCATGGGTGGCGCCTCGTTTAATCAGCCAATGCACATCGCAG GGTTTAGTGGTGGACAGGATGGTGGAGGCTGGGGAGGTACTCCCAGACAAGACGCGGCCTATAACAGCTTTGGCGGGAGGGGCAAGTCTTCTTTCTACAACGACCGTGGATCATCAGGGGGCAGAGG TTATCAGCGTGGAGGTTATGGAGGTGGAGGCAACAACCGCTGGCAGGAAGACTCCAGGGACGATGAGGATTGGTCCAAACCCAGCCCCGTCAACGAACGCTTGGAAGC GGAGCTGTTCTCAAGCGGCAACACAGGTATTAACTTTGAGAAATACGACGACATTCCGGTGGAGGCCACTGGATCCAACTGCCCGCCACACATTGATAGT TTCCATGATGTGGACATGGGTGAGATCATCATGAGCAACATTGCCCTGACCCACTACACGCGGCCTACCCCTGTCCAGAAATACGCTATCCCGGTCATCAAGTCCAAGAGAGACCTCATGGCTTGTGCTCAGACTG GCTCGGGTAAGACTGCAGCCTTCCTGGTGCCAGTGTTGAGCCAGATCTACACACAGGGGCCTGGAGACGCTGCAGCGGCTGGCAAGAACGGACAG GACAGTGGTAAATATGGGCGCCGTAAGCAGTatcctctctccctggtcctggCTCCCACCAGAGAACTGGCCCTGCAGATCTACGAAGAGTCCAGAAAG TTTGCGTACCGCTCCCGTGTGCGTCCCTGTGTGGTGTACGGCGGGGCTGACATCGGCCAgcagatcagagacctggagcgAGGCTGCCACCTTCTGGTGGCCACACCCGGGCGCCTGGTGGATATGATGGAAAGGGGCAAGATTGGCCTCGACTACTGCAA CTACCTGGTGCTGGACGAGGCTGACCGGATGTTGGACATGGGTTTTGAGCCCCAGATCAGACGCATCGTGGAGCAGGACACCATGCCCCCTAAAGGCATCCGTCAGACCATGATGTTCAGTGCTACCTTCCCCAAGGAGATCCAG ATGCTGGCGCGTGATTTCCTAGAGGACTATATCTTCCTGGCCGTGGGCCGCGTGGGCTCCACCTCAGAAAACATCACCCAGAAAGTAGTGTGGGTGGAGGATGGTGACAAGAGATCCTTCCTCCTGGACCTGCTCAACGCTACAG GTAAGGAGTCTCTGACATTGGTGTTTGTGGAGACCAAAAAGGGAGCAGACGCCCTGGAGGACTTCCTGTACCGTGAGGGCTACGCCTGCACCAGTATCCACGGTGATCGCTCCCAGAGAGACCGAGAAGAGGCGCTGAACCAGTTCCGCTCTGGCCGCTGCCCCATCCTGGTGGCCACCGCG GTGGCTGCGCGGGGTCTGGACATCTCTAACGTCAAGCACGTCATCAACTTTGACCTGCCCAGCGACATAGAGGAGTATGTCCACCGTATCGGTCGTACAGGCCGCGTGGGGAACCTGG GTCTGGCCACGTCGTTCTTCAACGACAAGAACAGCAACATCACCAAAGACCTGCTGGACATCCTGGTGGAGGCCAAGCAGGAGGTACCGTCCTGGCTGGAGAGCCTGGGTTATGAGAACCAGCACAAGGGCAACACAGGACGCGGACGCTCCAAGAG GTTCTCCTCTGGTGGATTTGGTGCCAGGGACTACCGTCAGACACCCGGTGGTGGCGGCTTTGGCGGTGGTGGTGGGCGCGGAGGCCCACGCACCGGGGGTTACGGAGGAGGCGGAAGCCGTGGCGGCTTTGGTGGGG GTGGCTTTGGAGGCGGGAACTCCTATGGTGGCAATGATGCAGGCTACGGTGGCAACTACAGCCACTCCGGTAGTGGAACAGACTGGTGGGGCAACTAG
- the LOC135547312 gene encoding ATP-dependent RNA helicase DDX3Y-like isoform X1 produces the protein MSHVVVDNQHGLDQQLAGLDLNSDGQGGGTGRRYIPPHLRNKEVSKNDSPGGWDSGRSNGFANGYHDNRNTGFGGRGGPPRNDRGGRGSYRGNSMGGASFNQPMHIAGFSGGQDGGGWGGTPRQDAAYNSFGGRGKSSFYNDRGSSGGRGYQRGGYGGGGNNRWQEDSRDDEDWSKPSPVNERLEAELFSSGNTGINFEKYDDIPVEATGSNCPPHIDSFHDVDMGEIIMSNIALTHYTRPTPVQKYAIPVIKSKRDLMACAQTGSGKTAAFLVPVLSQIYTQGPGDAAAAGKNGQDSGKYGRRKQYPLSLVLAPTRELALQIYEESRKFAYRSRVRPCVVYGGADIGQQIRDLERGCHLLVATPGRLVDMMERGKIGLDYCNYLVLDEADRMLDMGFEPQIRRIVEQDTMPPKGIRQTMMFSATFPKEIQMLARDFLEDYIFLAVGRVGSTSENITQKVVWVEDGDKRSFLLDLLNATVIPSDAPDVQEAAVTPGKESLTLVFVETKKGADALEDFLYREGYACTSIHGDRSQRDREEALNQFRSGRCPILVATAVAARGLDISNVKHVINFDLPSDIEEYVHRIGRTGRVGNLGLATSFFNDKNSNITKDLLDILVEAKQEVPSWLESLGYENQHKGNTGRGRSKRFSSGGFGARDYRQTPGGGGFGGGGGRGGPRTGGYGGGGSRGGFGGGGFGGGNSYGGNDAGYGGNYSHSGSGTDWWGN, from the exons ATGAGTCATGTGGTCGTCGATAATCAACACGGTCTAGATCAGCAG CTTGCTGGCCTAGACTTGAACTCTGACGGacagggaggaggcacaggaa GGCGTTACATTCCACCTCACTTGAGGAACAAAGAAGTTTCCAAAAACG ACTCTCCAGGAGGATGGGACAGCGGACGCAGCAACGGCTTTGCCAATGGTTACCATGACAACCGCAATACGGGCTTCGGGGGACGCGGCGGGCCTCCCCGAAATGACAGAGGTGGGCGTGGCAGCTACCGCGGTAACAGCATGGGTGGCGCCTCGTTTAATCAGCCAATGCACATCGCAG GGTTTAGTGGTGGACAGGATGGTGGAGGCTGGGGAGGTACTCCCAGACAAGACGCGGCCTATAACAGCTTTGGCGGGAGGGGCAAGTCTTCTTTCTACAACGACCGTGGATCATCAGGGGGCAGAGG TTATCAGCGTGGAGGTTATGGAGGTGGAGGCAACAACCGCTGGCAGGAAGACTCCAGGGACGATGAGGATTGGTCCAAACCCAGCCCCGTCAACGAACGCTTGGAAGC GGAGCTGTTCTCAAGCGGCAACACAGGTATTAACTTTGAGAAATACGACGACATTCCGGTGGAGGCCACTGGATCCAACTGCCCGCCACACATTGATAGT TTCCATGATGTGGACATGGGTGAGATCATCATGAGCAACATTGCCCTGACCCACTACACGCGGCCTACCCCTGTCCAGAAATACGCTATCCCGGTCATCAAGTCCAAGAGAGACCTCATGGCTTGTGCTCAGACTG GCTCGGGTAAGACTGCAGCCTTCCTGGTGCCAGTGTTGAGCCAGATCTACACACAGGGGCCTGGAGACGCTGCAGCGGCTGGCAAGAACGGACAG GACAGTGGTAAATATGGGCGCCGTAAGCAGTatcctctctccctggtcctggCTCCCACCAGAGAACTGGCCCTGCAGATCTACGAAGAGTCCAGAAAG TTTGCGTACCGCTCCCGTGTGCGTCCCTGTGTGGTGTACGGCGGGGCTGACATCGGCCAgcagatcagagacctggagcgAGGCTGCCACCTTCTGGTGGCCACACCCGGGCGCCTGGTGGATATGATGGAAAGGGGCAAGATTGGCCTCGACTACTGCAA CTACCTGGTGCTGGACGAGGCTGACCGGATGTTGGACATGGGTTTTGAGCCCCAGATCAGACGCATCGTGGAGCAGGACACCATGCCCCCTAAAGGCATCCGTCAGACCATGATGTTCAGTGCTACCTTCCCCAAGGAGATCCAG ATGCTGGCGCGTGATTTCCTAGAGGACTATATCTTCCTGGCCGTGGGCCGCGTGGGCTCCACCTCAGAAAACATCACCCAGAAAGTAGTGTGGGTGGAGGATGGTGACAAGAGATCCTTCCTCCTGGACCTGCTCAACGCTACAG TCATTCCCAGTGATGCTCCTGATGTTCAGGAGGCTGCAGTGACACCCG GTAAGGAGTCTCTGACATTGGTGTTTGTGGAGACCAAAAAGGGAGCAGACGCCCTGGAGGACTTCCTGTACCGTGAGGGCTACGCCTGCACCAGTATCCACGGTGATCGCTCCCAGAGAGACCGAGAAGAGGCGCTGAACCAGTTCCGCTCTGGCCGCTGCCCCATCCTGGTGGCCACCGCG GTGGCTGCGCGGGGTCTGGACATCTCTAACGTCAAGCACGTCATCAACTTTGACCTGCCCAGCGACATAGAGGAGTATGTCCACCGTATCGGTCGTACAGGCCGCGTGGGGAACCTGG GTCTGGCCACGTCGTTCTTCAACGACAAGAACAGCAACATCACCAAAGACCTGCTGGACATCCTGGTGGAGGCCAAGCAGGAGGTACCGTCCTGGCTGGAGAGCCTGGGTTATGAGAACCAGCACAAGGGCAACACAGGACGCGGACGCTCCAAGAG GTTCTCCTCTGGTGGATTTGGTGCCAGGGACTACCGTCAGACACCCGGTGGTGGCGGCTTTGGCGGTGGTGGTGGGCGCGGAGGCCCACGCACCGGGGGTTACGGAGGAGGCGGAAGCCGTGGCGGCTTTGGTGGGG GTGGCTTTGGAGGCGGGAACTCCTATGGTGGCAATGATGCAGGCTACGGTGGCAACTACAGCCACTCCGGTAGTGGAACAGACTGGTGGGGCAACTAG